CACATTTAAGAATGTTTGACTATTGTATCTAATTATAAATTTTCTGATAACTTTTTATAACATTCTAAGTAACAGCCATTTATATACTGGAAACCTGAGCCTGCTGCAGTCATTTAGAAAGAGGCTAACCTGTGTTCAAATTGCTTAAAGGCCTTCTTTAGCACCTACCACAGAAAGGGTACCACTAGTAACTTACAGCAAAAATTCAGATCTTAACTCATTTGAATCACTACCTACAGAACATAGAACTGTCTAGAATGACTTACAGCACTGTATGAAACATATCTTGGTAATTTTTGAAAGCAGTCTTTCAAATTAGTTTAGTCTAAAACTTTTAGTCAAAAATTGTTTTTGGACTTGATAGTCTAATTTAACTTTAGGTAAGTCAAGCATAAGTCTCCCATTAACTTTGGTACgtaatattaatatattgaagaacatttttgtaattttagtaactgttgaaatattttctaacatccTTTTACAAGTTCTCAATCTTAAATCTGCCAGAATTCGTGAGCCAGAATAGTCCAGGCAAGCCACATCTGTGTACTTTAGGGAATGCTGTCAAAATCAGAAAGCAATTTTGTGTATTAGGCACAACGTATATACTAATTAATACAGAATTCTGGGCTATACAAgacttgcctttttgttttggttatctttaaaaatactacaTTTCCCCTTTTGCTTTTAAAGATCAACTTTGGTTTACATTGTCAGTTGCCAATTAAGACTTCATGTCATTTAACTAATAGCATATATTAAAAGCAATTGGGATCTCCTACTGTTGTGTAAGAATCTTGATTCTCACATTATGGTCAAAGGATTGGCATTACTGGCCTCACATGGGAACTTAATCTATGTTAAAACTATTTGAAGCCTgtccaggcaatggcacagtggatagtgtcggactgggatgcagaggacccaggttcgagaccccgaggttgccagattgagcatgggctcaactagTTTGAGccaaagcctaccagcttgaacccaaggtcgctgggtccaacaaggagttactgggtctgctgaaggcctgcggtcaaggcacatatgagaaaccaaccaatgaacaactaaggtgttgcaacacacaatgaaaaactaatgattgatgcttctcatctctccattcctgtctatccctcttgtctgtctctgtaaaaaataaaaaaaaatttacatatatatataaaaaaaactatttgaaaatttttactcACCTGTGGTTAAACTGTTTCACCAAATAAGGAGGAACCTGTCCTTCACCCTTAAAGCCCATTGTGCCTTTTAAAGATGCTCCTGCTCTATAAAAGGATAGCTGTAACTAATTACCAGAGGTTAGACATGGCACATTAGAAAAAGAACTATTTTCTCTCTGCATCCCTCATTGATGCCAACTGCTTAAACAAGCACATCAACTCCTTTTCAGAGTGTGAAATAGAATAAAGCATGGATAACAATTCACTGGAACTGAAAAGCTTTGTTAATGTGGTCAATTTGCACTGGTTTTAAAAGCTTTGTAAACTGTTTCAAAATGGTATCCATTAAcaagttatcttttttattacataTGACAATTGTCCATCATCCTCACAAGGGCACTTTTCATGTATTGTGCATAGGTGTTTAAGAAAAACTGTATTCCTCAAAATAAAGTGTATGAAAATTTAATACACAGTTCTAGTCACTTATTTTCCTGAAATTGTTTCATGCCATATGCTGAGGATCATCTCCTGGGCAACCCACAGACTACAAGAGAAACCCTATCCTAGACTATTTTGTGTTATCATAGTATGGGCCCCATCTCTAAATTTGAAGGATATCATTTTTATCTATAATTAGATTACTATAGACAATCCCCCCTTCTTTGACCCGAGTTTCTCACTTATCTAAATTTCATCATCAATGAAAAGTCAATAAAAGAGTTTgatatttgttgttctttatttttcactgttagaaaaatctcatttttgaCTGGACTCAGACTTAGAAGTAGAAGCTCTCAGAGAGGACAGCCTACGTCTCTTGGCAATCTGTTCCTGGCGTTTTTCTTTGGCCtcctaaacaaaacagaaaagcagtCATTCAAAACTTGTCTTCATTAAAAAGGCAAACCCAAAAGTGAGGCCTGACTCCTCTGCCTTCTTCACCCAATCATCTTAGACTGACCTTCATTCTCTTAGCCAAAAGTTTAGCATATTCTGCggcctcttctttatttttcttagtacGCTGTTTCTTCAGAGCAATACGCCGACGTTTGTGTTGCAGGACACGTGGAGTAACAAGACGCTGGATTTTGGGTGCTTTGGTCCTAGGTTTCTTACCTAAAAATTCAGATAATAGCTTAATCACCTCTCAATGCTCGTTTGTTAGAATACACATCTACACTTTAAAAACTTTACAGCTACAAACTTGACTTAGTATTATCTCTGAAAACATACTGGTATGAGACCTCTCccaaattaaaatattctgtaaCTTAAAATACCACTGTTAGCATAATCCAAAATGCGCTATTGTCCAAATTAAAGAAAACTGAAGTCCTTCCAAAAAGTGACCAAGCTAACTTGATTTACTAGCTGCCAGTGTTTTCCTAATTAgtacatttaatcctcataaaataGCTTAGTTAAACCATACCTAGTTTGGATATTAAGCTCAAAATCATATGTAAATTAAGGCTCCTTTCCTTAATGAAGTCCAAATTTCCCTTCCACAACTATACTATCATATCAGGGTATTAAGTATTTTTGTACCTTAAGACACAACAGTATTCTTTTAGCAGTCTGAAAACTAAGGAAAGCATTATCATCCCACCATACTTTGAAGTCCCATTTAGCTTGAATCTATACTTTCCTGCCAATCCAGAGAACCATTAACATTGGAATGTACAACATGTTCTGCATAGAATACTGTTTTTCCTTTGATTTAAATTCAGTATCCTATGGAATACCGATCTGCTTTAGAGTTCAAGTCTCTCCAATTACACCTACAAAAAGTTTAAGTTTCACGAGGCTAATCATTTGTCTCTACTGTATCCTCAACCTTTAAAATAGTACTCAGCACATAGGTGATATCCTAATATGTAGAATGAGTGGCCAATGAATACTATCAGCCAGGTATAGGTTGACCTGAAAACCAAAACCCAATTTTTTTCAGATTTGCCAGGAAAAACCCAACCTGAACTGATATGCTacccatttaaatatttatgcacttcACTACAGAAATATTAATGTCACAGAGCATTGCATCTACAGACCACGCTAGTGATGGGTTACGTTGCTTAACAATGTaccttcttaaaatattaaacttcAAAATCCCAAACTATCATGGCCCTAGTGTTCTGAATACAGTACTTTTTTAACTTCTAGTTCTCACACCTCTTACTATTGCTGTCCACATcccacagatgaagaaaatgagcaTCAGAAGTTAAAGCAAGTTCTGCTAATGAAAGCAcgtatttcttttataaacaaaatattagaaccTCTGATAGAAAAGAGCAAAAGTATGTAGGACATGAGAGAACATTCAATTACAgtcctataattttctgtcaTTCATTCAACTCTTAACCCAGAAACTGAACTTAAATGTCTGGTACATGTTATCTTTGGATACAGTTATATATCAAAGACTAACAAAATTTTCAAGAAATACTAGTCTAGATTGAgggcattggaaaaaaaaaaaggataaacaaagATAAAAGACACTGGATGTAACAAGGTTCAATACGAAATGCATTATCTCGACTCAGATATTTTCCTATAAACTCCAGGTAAATTATAGGTAGAGTTTATCTTCTAATGAGCACTCAAAACACTACTGACAGATTACGGAAATCAAGCAAGCCCTAAATTTCATAAACTCCCTTACCTTCTTTGTTTAGGGGCTTTCTCACAACATACTGGCGAACGTCGTCTTCTTTGGAGAGATTGAAAAGTTTGCGAATCCTGCTAGCTCTTTTGGGACCCAGGCGACGAGGCACAGTAGTGTCAGTAAGACCAGGAATATCTTTCTCCCCTATGAAACGTGTACAAAAACGTTTTAATTCAACttccttagaaagaaccctgagtAACTGTTTACACATtggtaataaaacaaaacaaaaccccactgGCCAAACGAAATGGCAAAGCATTTGGACAATCAGCTATAAATAACGTCAACAGTAACTGAATTCAAGAACACAAGCCTCACCTTTCTTCACAATGACCAAGTTGAGAACACTGAGATTGGCATCCACAATGCAACCCCGGACAGACTTGCGCTTCCGCTCCCCAGTCCTCCGGGGCCTGTAGCAGGAATGCCCCTTACTCAGCAGCAGGCGGACGCGGCCATGGGTCAGGACGCCCTGCTTCATGGGGAAACCTTGTTTGTCATTCCCACCGCTGATCCGCACCACGTAACCCTGCAGGAGAACACAAGGACACGTTACGTTCTCAATTCTAAGTGCAGCCCATTAAGTACTTTTCGAAACTTAATAAACTTCCCTGGTCACTCAGTTTTGCCTACATTTACAATTTGCCAAGTTCAATAAGCAAATTCCTTTCAATCAAGCCTTACTGCTCACCTGTTTTACCTGAGGTGGTGGCAAACCAGAAACAGCCCTTCCTGGCACTTTTAAATACACCCTTGGGGACCATTAGCTTGCAGCGCAATTTCGTAATTATGTTTTCTCGTTTGCTCTATAAACCCCTTCCAAAAAGTAAAGTGACAGCTCTAACTTTCCAAGATGATGTCTGGAAGTAAATAACCCAAGGCCTGCGTTACTACCGCTCTCAAATACTCTAGATGCAACAATTCAATTCCGTTTCCCGCTCTTACCTTCCACTCTTCACCCAGAGCATCAGCAGCAACTTCTGTGGCCATACGCTTCTCATAAAATGTTCTAAGTTTGCGTTCATCGTCCACTT
The DNA window shown above is from Saccopteryx bilineata isolate mSacBil1 chromosome 2, mSacBil1_pri_phased_curated, whole genome shotgun sequence and carries:
- the RPS6 gene encoding small ribosomal subunit protein eS6, encoding MKLNISFPATGCQKVIEVDDERKLRTFYEKRMATEVAADALGEEWKGYVVRISGGNDKQGFPMKQGVLTHGRVRLLLSKGHSCYRPRRTGERKRKSVRGCIVDANLSVLNLVIVKKGEKDIPGLTDTTVPRRLGPKRASRIRKLFNLSKEDDVRQYVVRKPLNKEGKKPRTKAPKIQRLVTPRVLQHKRRRIALKKQRTKKNKEEAAEYAKLLAKRMKEAKEKRQEQIAKRRRLSSLRASTSKSESSQK